The Gorilla gorilla gorilla isolate KB3781 chromosome 17, NHGRI_mGorGor1-v2.1_pri, whole genome shotgun sequence genome contains a region encoding:
- the RAB27B gene encoding ras-related protein Rab-27B, translating into MTDGDYDYLIKLLALGDSGVGKTTFLYRYTDNKFNPKFITTVGIDFREKRVVYNAQGPNGSSGKAFKVHLQLWDTAGQERFRSLTTAFFRDAMGFLLMFDLTSQQSFLNVRNWMSQLQANAYCENPDIVLIGNKADLPDQREVNERQARELADKYGIPYFETSAATGQNVEKAVETLLDLIMKRMEQCVEKTQIPDTVNGGNSGNLDGEKPPEKKCIC; encoded by the exons ATGACCGATGGAGACTATGATTATCTGATCAAACTCCTGGCCCTCGGGGATTCAGGGGTGGGGAAGACAACATTTCTTTATAGATACACAGATAACAAATTCAATCCCAAATTCATCACTACAGTAGGAATAGACTTTCGGGAAAAACGTGTG GTTTATAATGCACAAGGACCAAATGGATCTTCAGGGAAAGCATTTAAAGTGCATCTTCAGCTTTGGGACACTGCGGGACAAGAGCG GTTCCGGAGTCTCACCACTGCATTTTTCAGAGACGCCATGGGCTTCCTATTAATGTTTGACCTCACCAGTCAACAGAGCTTCTTAAATGTCAGAAACTGGATGA GCCAACTGCAAGCAAATGCTTATTGTGAAAATCCAGATATAGTATTAATTGGCAACAAGGCAGACCTACCAGATCAGAGGGAAGTCAATGAACGGCAAGCTCGGGAACTGGCTGACAAATATGG CATACCATATTTTGAAACAAGTGCAGCAACTGGACAGAATGTGGAGAAAGCTGTAGAAACCCTTTTGGACTTAATCATGAAGCGAATGGAACAGTGTGTGGAGAAGACACAAATCCCTGATACTGTCAATGGTGGAAATTCTGGAAACTTGGATGGGGAAAAGCCACCAGAGAAGAAATGTATCTGCTAG